In the genome of Kitasatospora cathayae, one region contains:
- a CDS encoding ArsR/SmtB family transcription factor — MTTVPVTEDERLPQPATADIDLVTVLHALGDPVRMRLLLSYADGAEHSCAPRDLGLDHLHKSTVSHHMRVLREAGVTTTRVAGRNRFVSLRRTDLDARFPGLLDALLAAAPAPAPAPASA; from the coding sequence ATGACCACCGTGCCCGTGACCGAGGATGAGCGGCTGCCCCAGCCCGCCACCGCCGACATCGACCTCGTCACGGTCCTGCACGCCCTCGGCGACCCCGTCCGCATGCGCCTGCTGCTCAGCTACGCCGACGGCGCCGAGCACTCCTGCGCCCCCCGCGACCTGGGCCTGGACCACCTGCACAAGTCGACCGTCTCCCACCACATGCGCGTCCTGCGCGAGGCCGGCGTCACCACCACCCGCGTCGCCGGCCGCAACCGCTTCGTCAGCCTGCGCCGCACGGACTTGGACGCCCGCTTCCCGGGCCTGCTGGACGCCCTCCTCGCGGCGGCCCCCGCCCCGGCCCCCGCCCCCGCGTCCGCTTGA
- a CDS encoding VOC family protein, with protein sequence MDFVSIRIITGDVARLVGFYERATGARAVWATEDFAELRTAGATLAIAATRTVALFAPGSAHPADNRSVITEFLVDDVDRVAEDLAGFVTDVVAGPTTMPWGNRSLLVRDPDGNLVNFFTPVTAAAVARLAR encoded by the coding sequence ATGGACTTCGTCTCGATCCGCATCATCACCGGCGACGTCGCCCGCCTCGTCGGGTTCTACGAGCGGGCCACGGGCGCGCGGGCGGTGTGGGCCACCGAGGACTTCGCCGAACTGCGCACCGCGGGCGCGACCCTGGCCATCGCCGCCACCCGCACCGTCGCACTGTTCGCCCCGGGCTCCGCCCACCCGGCGGACAACCGCAGTGTGATCACCGAGTTCCTGGTCGACGACGTGGACCGCGTGGCCGAGGACCTGGCGGGTTTCGTCACCGACGTCGTCGCCGGGCCGACCACGATGCCCTGGGGCAACCGGTCGCTGCTGGTGCGCGACCCCGACGGCAACCTGGTCAACTTCTTCACGCCCGTCACCGCGGCGGCCGTGGCGAGGTTGGCGCGCTGA
- a CDS encoding helix-turn-helix transcriptional regulator, with product MPRPTARVLTLLELLQSGGTRTVAELADRLGVQGRTVRRYVDRLIELDVPVESVRGRYGGYRLAPGYRLPPLMLGDDEALAVLLGLLTARRTALTPTQRTANETATAKIRRVLPRPTARRLDALLETLAHTDQPDTPGAPATPDTPDGAVLLTVADAVRHHRPLAIRYTDRDGRPSERTLHPHGIVAHGGRWYVTGTDTRIDEARTFRLDRVTDARVLPGTFDEPAGPDPAQRVLTGFATADYRHRVSLRIHATPEHVRTHLPAAVAELAEHEPATGQDQDQAAERWLRVELRAQRLDWLPPLLAALDRPFTIDRPDELRELVTALAHRLASGARNADT from the coding sequence ATGCCCCGACCCACCGCACGCGTGCTGACGCTCCTGGAACTGCTCCAGTCGGGCGGCACCCGGACCGTGGCCGAACTCGCCGACCGCCTCGGCGTCCAAGGACGCACCGTGCGCCGCTACGTGGACCGGCTGATCGAGCTGGACGTGCCCGTGGAATCGGTGCGCGGGCGCTACGGCGGCTACCGTCTCGCCCCCGGCTACCGCCTGCCCCCGCTCATGCTCGGCGACGACGAGGCGCTGGCCGTCCTGCTCGGCCTGCTCACCGCCCGCCGCACCGCACTGACACCCACCCAGCGCACCGCCAACGAGACGGCGACGGCGAAGATCCGCCGGGTCCTGCCCCGGCCCACCGCCCGCCGCCTCGACGCCCTCCTGGAAACCCTCGCCCACACCGACCAGCCCGACACCCCCGGCGCCCCTGCCACCCCCGACACGCCCGACGGCGCGGTCCTGCTCACCGTCGCCGACGCGGTACGCCATCACCGCCCCCTCGCCATCCGTTACACCGACCGCGACGGTCGGCCCAGCGAACGCACCCTGCACCCCCACGGGATCGTCGCCCACGGCGGCCGCTGGTACGTCACCGGCACGGACACCCGGATCGACGAAGCGCGGACCTTCCGGCTCGACCGCGTCACCGACGCCAGAGTCCTGCCCGGCACCTTCGACGAACCCGCCGGCCCCGATCCCGCCCAGCGCGTACTCACCGGCTTCGCCACCGCCGACTACCGCCACCGGGTGAGCCTGCGCATCCACGCCACGCCCGAACACGTCCGCACCCACCTGCCCGCCGCCGTCGCCGAGCTCGCGGAACACGAACCCGCGACCGGCCAGGACCAGGACCAGGCGGCCGAGCGCTGGCTGCGCGTCGAACTGCGGGCCCAACGCCTCGACTGGCTGCCCCCGCTACTCGCCGCACTCGACCGGCCGTTCACCATCGACCGCCCTGACGAACTGCGCGAACTCGTCACCGCACTCGCCCACCGTCTCGCCTCCGGTGCCCGCAACGCCGACACGTAG
- a CDS encoding HAD family hydrolase, translating into MPIRGVLFDVDDTLFDYSGSEEAGIIAHLRDIGLLQRFPSPQAALTLWRSVMEVQYARYLARELTLRGQQYERTRQFLAQLGEDGAEHLSDEQAATWFAGYAAHRDAAWTAFPDAKPTLRQLAPHYRLGIVSNSDTDHQRHKLRTIGLLDHLGDVLVCSDQHGEAKPAPGIFHAGCAALGLPPHEVAYVGDKYTLDAEGARNAGLHAFWLDRAATNTPVAQGIHVLHSLDTLPQALTT; encoded by the coding sequence ATGCCGATCAGGGGCGTGCTCTTCGACGTCGACGACACCTTGTTCGACTACTCGGGCTCGGAGGAAGCCGGCATCATCGCCCACCTGCGCGACATCGGCCTGCTGCAGCGCTTCCCCTCCCCACAGGCGGCGCTGACCCTGTGGCGCAGCGTCATGGAGGTCCAGTACGCCCGCTACCTCGCCCGGGAACTCACCCTGCGCGGCCAGCAGTACGAACGCACCCGCCAGTTCCTCGCCCAACTCGGCGAGGACGGCGCCGAGCACCTGAGCGACGAACAGGCCGCCACCTGGTTCGCCGGTTACGCCGCCCACCGCGACGCCGCCTGGACCGCCTTCCCCGACGCGAAGCCGACCCTGCGGCAACTCGCCCCCCACTACCGGCTCGGCATCGTCTCCAACTCCGACACCGACCACCAACGCCACAAACTGCGCACCATCGGCCTGCTCGACCACCTCGGCGACGTCCTCGTCTGCTCCGACCAACACGGCGAAGCCAAACCCGCCCCCGGCATCTTCCACGCCGGCTGCGCCGCCCTGGGCCTGCCCCCACACGAAGTCGCCTACGTCGGCGACAAGTACACCCTCGACGCCGAAGGCGCCCGCAACGCCGGTCTCCACGCCTTCTGGCTCGACCGCGCCGCCACCAACACCCCCGTCGCCCAGGGCATCCACGTCCTGCACTCCCTGGACACCCTGCCCCAAGCCCTCACCACCTGA
- a CDS encoding GNAT family N-acetyltransferase, protein MITDYWPLKGLRVTTPRLELRLPTEDELGEVADLAARGIHLPTQRPFLTPWGTLPPAERARHVLQMHWHRMGRWTAQHWALDLVAFHQGHPVGVQDMRAKEFTVRREISSGSWVGLEHQGQGFGTEMRAAMLQLAFAELGAVSATSVSFTDNHSSLAVSRKLGYRPDGIDRDTLDGHVVESQRLRLSRDHWQGPPVPVTVTGLTPTCLTLFGATTPASPDR, encoded by the coding sequence ATGATCACCGACTACTGGCCGCTGAAGGGCCTGCGCGTCACCACGCCCCGCCTGGAACTGCGCCTGCCCACCGAGGACGAACTGGGCGAGGTCGCGGACCTCGCCGCCCGTGGCATCCACCTGCCGACCCAGCGCCCCTTCCTCACCCCCTGGGGAACACTGCCGCCCGCCGAACGCGCCCGGCACGTCCTGCAGATGCACTGGCACCGGATGGGGCGCTGGACGGCGCAGCACTGGGCGCTGGACCTGGTGGCCTTCCACCAGGGACATCCGGTGGGCGTGCAGGACATGCGGGCCAAGGAGTTCACGGTGCGGCGCGAGATCTCCTCCGGCTCGTGGGTCGGCCTGGAGCACCAGGGCCAGGGCTTCGGCACCGAGATGCGCGCCGCGATGCTCCAGCTGGCCTTCGCGGAGCTGGGCGCGGTCTCGGCGACATCGGTGTCCTTCACCGACAACCACTCCTCCCTCGCCGTCTCCCGCAAGCTCGGCTACCGCCCCGACGGCATCGACCGCGACACCCTCGACGGCCACGTCGTGGAGTCCCAGCGCCTGCGCCTGTCCCGCGACCACTGGCAGGGCCCACCCGTCCCGGTCACCGTCACCGGCCTCACCCCCACCTGCCTCACCCTCTTCGGCGCCACCACCCCCGCCTCGCCGGATCGGTAG
- a CDS encoding AMP-binding protein, whose product MVAPSAQEVATTDREFVSAPALILRSLASRPDRRAITTADGVEITAGDFAAATYRLAHELLARGISRGSTVTLLTGNTPEALSARYAAGLAGARVVNLYDGMSAPVLAEITASVDTTVLLVDAERYAHAAELLPLIDVPTVLTLGPGPDGTDRTDGTGPTGIGQDVIAASAHRPATEPAVPIGPEDHIGIRHTGGTTGIPKGILSLHGPYRSAFDAPFADPRPAGEQARLLAATSLAHLAGVLSDLTLHHGGSVVLHRSFDPGQVLAAIERERITDLWVLPPLLYQLLDHPALAQTDLSSLRRISYGGCAAAPTRIREALQAFGPVLVSGYGMSEAQNIAILGPHEHDRIGHGGQLSVGRPLPGVEVAIRSAVGTDLPRGEQGQIHVRSATLMAGYWKQPELTAQVLQGGWLNTGDIGYLDADGYLYLADRLKDLIIVVGGHVYPTEVEDLLLTHPAIAQCAVYGVRDDQQAEHVHVAVVPAQGQQPQLDEVRAFVTAKKGRIYAPEALHVVDAIPLTSVGKPDKKRLREAASNL is encoded by the coding sequence ATGGTTGCCCCCTCCGCACAAGAAGTGGCCACGACCGACCGGGAGTTCGTCAGCGCACCCGCCTTGATCCTGCGCTCCCTGGCCTCCCGGCCCGACCGGCGGGCCATCACCACCGCCGACGGCGTCGAGATCACCGCCGGCGACTTCGCCGCCGCCACCTACCGCCTCGCCCACGAGCTCCTGGCCCGGGGCATCAGCCGCGGCTCGACCGTCACGCTGCTCACCGGCAACACCCCCGAGGCGCTCAGCGCCCGCTACGCCGCGGGCCTGGCGGGCGCGCGGGTGGTCAACCTGTACGACGGGATGAGCGCCCCGGTCCTGGCCGAGATCACGGCCAGCGTGGACACCACCGTCCTGCTGGTGGACGCCGAACGCTACGCGCACGCCGCCGAGTTGCTCCCGCTGATCGACGTGCCGACCGTCCTCACCCTCGGCCCCGGGCCCGACGGCACCGACCGTACGGACGGCACCGGTCCCACCGGCATCGGCCAGGACGTGATCGCCGCCTCCGCCCACCGCCCCGCCACCGAGCCCGCCGTACCCATCGGCCCCGAGGACCACATCGGCATCCGCCACACCGGCGGCACCACCGGCATCCCCAAGGGCATCCTGAGCCTGCACGGCCCCTACCGCAGCGCCTTCGACGCCCCCTTCGCCGACCCCCGCCCCGCCGGCGAACAGGCGCGCCTGCTCGCCGCCACCTCGCTCGCCCACCTCGCCGGCGTCCTGTCCGACCTGACGCTCCACCACGGCGGCTCCGTCGTCCTGCACCGCTCCTTCGACCCCGGCCAGGTCCTCGCCGCCATCGAACGCGAACGCATCACCGACCTGTGGGTGCTGCCCCCACTGCTCTACCAGCTCCTCGACCACCCCGCCCTCGCCCAGACCGACCTGTCCAGCCTGCGCCGGATCTCCTACGGCGGCTGCGCAGCCGCCCCGACCCGGATCCGCGAGGCCCTCCAGGCGTTCGGCCCGGTCCTGGTGAGCGGCTACGGCATGTCCGAGGCGCAGAACATCGCGATCCTCGGCCCCCACGAGCACGACCGCATCGGCCACGGCGGCCAGCTCTCGGTGGGACGCCCCCTGCCCGGCGTCGAGGTGGCGATCCGCTCCGCCGTCGGCACCGACCTGCCGAGGGGCGAACAGGGCCAGATCCACGTCCGCTCGGCCACCCTGATGGCCGGGTACTGGAAGCAGCCCGAGCTCACCGCGCAGGTGCTGCAGGGAGGTTGGCTGAACACCGGCGACATCGGCTACCTCGACGCGGACGGCTACCTCTACCTCGCCGACCGCCTCAAGGACCTGATCATCGTCGTCGGCGGCCACGTCTACCCCACCGAGGTCGAGGACCTGCTGCTCACCCACCCGGCCATCGCCCAGTGCGCCGTCTACGGCGTCCGCGACGACCAGCAGGCCGAGCACGTCCACGTCGCCGTCGTCCCCGCCCAGGGGCAGCAGCCGCAGCTGGACGAGGTCCGCGCCTTCGTCACCGCCAAAAAGGGCCGCATCTACGCCCCCGAAGCCCTGCACGTGGTCGACGCGATCCCGCTGACCTCCGTCGGCAAGCCGGACAAGAAGCGCCTGCGCGAGGCGGCCTCGAACCTCTGA
- a CDS encoding AAA family ATPase, whose product MLIVLSGGPGSGKTTLAHALAGALGCPAVCRDELKEGLLHAGTRSPNADEAVRDAFFEVLDVLVRAGVSVVAEAAYQDRVWRPFLAPLAARTEVRVVHCRVDPALARRRIAERLATGRHRAAHADRELLAAPPGAGNLLDDFTPLALPGVPRLHVDTTDGYDPPLADIAAFTRR is encoded by the coding sequence GTGCTGATCGTACTGAGCGGCGGGCCGGGCAGCGGGAAGACGACACTGGCGCACGCGCTCGCCGGCGCGCTCGGCTGCCCCGCGGTGTGCCGCGACGAGCTGAAGGAGGGCTTGCTGCACGCCGGCACCCGCTCCCCCAACGCCGACGAGGCGGTGCGCGACGCCTTCTTCGAGGTGCTGGACGTGCTGGTGCGGGCCGGGGTGAGCGTGGTCGCGGAGGCCGCCTACCAGGACCGGGTCTGGCGCCCCTTCCTGGCACCACTGGCCGCCCGCACCGAGGTGCGGGTGGTGCACTGCCGGGTGGACCCGGCGCTGGCTCGCCGCCGGATCGCCGAGCGCCTGGCCACCGGCCGCCACCGCGCCGCGCACGCCGACCGCGAACTGCTCGCCGCCCCACCCGGGGCGGGCAACCTGCTGGACGACTTCACCCCGCTGGCCCTGCCGGGCGTGCCGCGCCTGCACGTGGACACCACCGACGGCTACGACCCGCCGCTGGCGGACATCGCCGCCTTCACCCGCCGCTGA
- a CDS encoding AAA family ATPase, whose amino-acid sequence MHTDHRPWDVLLIGGASGLGKSRAAAHLAAASGAFTVEFDDVVAALQAATTPRTHPGLHHFSVTPARGLDTERVLQLQIATAHALDEALLGVVRNRLSVDVPAIVEGDYLSPRAAARAAAEAAAQGRRVRAVFLHEGDAARISANYARREPGCGPQRERAAVSARYSSWLAAQARAHRLPVVDCLPYDTLPHRLTAAWA is encoded by the coding sequence GTGCACACCGACCACCGCCCCTGGGACGTCCTGCTGATCGGCGGCGCCTCCGGCCTCGGCAAGAGCCGCGCCGCCGCCCACCTCGCCGCCGCGAGCGGCGCGTTCACCGTCGAATTCGACGACGTCGTCGCCGCCCTGCAGGCCGCCACCACCCCGCGCACCCACCCCGGCCTGCACCACTTCAGCGTGACCCCGGCCCGGGGCCTGGACACCGAACGCGTCCTCCAACTGCAGATCGCCACCGCCCATGCCCTGGACGAGGCCCTGCTCGGCGTCGTGCGCAACCGCCTGAGCGTCGACGTGCCCGCCATCGTCGAGGGCGACTACCTCAGCCCCCGGGCCGCCGCCAGGGCCGCCGCCGAGGCCGCCGCGCAGGGCCGGCGCGTACGGGCGGTCTTCCTCCACGAAGGCGACGCGGCTCGCATCAGCGCCAACTACGCCCGGCGCGAACCCGGTTGCGGCCCGCAGCGCGAGCGCGCCGCCGTCAGCGCCCGCTACTCCAGCTGGCTCGCCGCCCAGGCCCGCGCCCACCGCCTGCCTGTGGTCGACTGCCTCCCCTACGACACCCTGCCGCATCGCCTGACCGCCGCCTGGGCCTGA
- a CDS encoding DUF6328 family protein: protein MRADRRLVELLQELRVLQTGVQIVFAFLLGVAFTPRFPQLSDAQQDIYVATLLLTVVAAAVLATPVALHRGLFHHPGKARIVDVSARIAQFGLLLLASALTGAVLLVLDVVLGAPIALAISAVIALIFTALWFVLPWSVRRATRERP, encoded by the coding sequence GTGCGGGCCGACCGGCGCCTGGTGGAACTGCTGCAGGAACTGCGGGTCCTGCAGACCGGCGTGCAGATCGTCTTCGCGTTCCTGCTCGGCGTCGCCTTCACCCCGCGTTTTCCGCAACTGTCCGACGCCCAGCAGGACATCTACGTGGCCACCCTGCTGCTGACCGTCGTCGCCGCCGCCGTACTGGCCACCCCCGTCGCCCTGCACCGCGGCCTGTTCCACCACCCCGGCAAGGCCCGCATCGTGGACGTCTCCGCCCGCATCGCCCAGTTCGGCCTGCTACTGCTCGCCTCCGCACTCACCGGCGCCGTCCTGCTCGTCCTGGACGTCGTCCTCGGCGCGCCGATCGCGCTCGCGATCAGCGCCGTCATCGCCCTGATCTTCACCGCCCTGTGGTTCGTCCTGCCCTGGTCCGTCCGCCGCGCCACCCGCGAACGGCCCTGA
- a CDS encoding MarR family winged helix-turn-helix transcriptional regulator has product MEHQQHPGDGDHVALIQAAWRRERPDLDVSPQGVIGRLHRLAARLTGELTLVYQRYGLSEGEFDVLAALRRAGAPYERAPGELAAHTMVTTGAMTKRIDRLERAGLVTRRHAEDDRRGRVVALTDAGLRLIDEAFTAHVRNEHRLLSHLSPGEAAALQTLLTTWQQRLDGTEPTDRTG; this is encoded by the coding sequence ATGGAGCACCAGCAGCACCCGGGCGACGGCGACCACGTCGCGCTGATCCAAGCCGCCTGGCGCCGCGAGCGCCCCGACCTCGACGTCTCCCCCCAGGGCGTGATCGGGCGCCTGCACCGCCTCGCCGCCCGCCTGACCGGCGAACTCACCCTCGTCTACCAGCGCTACGGCCTGAGCGAGGGCGAGTTCGACGTACTCGCCGCACTGCGCCGCGCCGGCGCCCCCTACGAACGGGCTCCCGGGGAACTCGCCGCCCACACCATGGTGACCACCGGCGCGATGACCAAGCGGATCGACCGCCTCGAACGCGCCGGCCTGGTCACCCGCCGTCACGCCGAGGACGACCGGCGCGGGCGCGTGGTCGCCCTCACCGACGCCGGACTGCGCCTGATCGACGAGGCGTTCACCGCCCACGTGCGCAACGAACACCGCCTGCTCTCCCACCTGAGCCCTGGCGAAGCCGCAGCCCTGCAGACCCTGCTCACCACCTGGCAGCAACGCCTGGACGGCACCGAACCGACGGACCGTACGGGCTGA
- a CDS encoding DMT family transporter, translating into MEANVRWVLLTALAPIAWGANYWVTHAYLPADHPLWGATLRALPAGLLLLALARRRPHGPWWWRSALLGLLNTAAFFVLLYLASQLLPTSTAATVMAASPLAMLLTAWALAGQHPHRAHLAGAVLGLAGVALTVLGTGGALEGAGLAASVGGMLVSSVGYVLAARWREGADPLATTAWQLTAGGLLLLPLAAGVEGAPPPLGGPALLAFGYVTLAATALAFACWFTGLRHLPAGTVGLLGLLNPLTGVLLGTALDGDELGARQVVGLALVAGGILLGRPRTRPHTAIVVEPAVPGLPRRRVP; encoded by the coding sequence ATGGAAGCCAATGTGCGGTGGGTCCTGCTGACCGCCCTCGCCCCCATCGCCTGGGGCGCCAACTACTGGGTCACCCATGCCTACCTGCCCGCCGACCACCCCCTGTGGGGCGCCACCCTGCGCGCCCTGCCCGCCGGACTGCTGCTGCTCGCCCTCGCCCGCCGCCGCCCCCACGGCCCCTGGTGGTGGCGCAGCGCCCTGCTCGGTCTGCTCAACACCGCCGCCTTCTTCGTCCTGCTCTACCTCGCCTCCCAGCTGCTGCCCACCAGCACCGCCGCCACCGTCATGGCCGCCTCCCCACTGGCGATGCTGCTCACCGCCTGGGCGCTGGCCGGGCAGCACCCGCACCGCGCCCACCTGGCCGGCGCGGTGCTGGGCCTGGCCGGGGTGGCGCTCACCGTGCTCGGGACGGGCGGCGCGCTCGAGGGGGCGGGGCTGGCCGCCTCGGTGGGCGGCATGCTGGTCTCCTCCGTCGGCTACGTGCTCGCCGCCCGCTGGCGCGAGGGCGCCGACCCGCTGGCGACCACCGCCTGGCAGCTGACCGCCGGCGGCCTGCTGCTGCTGCCACTGGCCGCCGGCGTCGAAGGCGCGCCGCCACCGCTCGGGGGCCCCGCCCTGCTCGCCTTCGGCTACGTCACCCTCGCCGCCACCGCCCTCGCCTTCGCCTGCTGGTTCACCGGACTGCGCCACCTGCCGGCCGGCACGGTCGGCCTGCTGGGACTGCTCAACCCGCTGACCGGGGTGCTGCTGGGCACCGCCCTGGACGGCGACGAACTTGGGGCACGTCAGGTGGTGGGACTGGCCCTGGTGGCCGGCGGGATCCTGCTCGGACGCCCCCGCACCCGCCCCCACACCGCGATCGTCGTCGAACCCGCGGTCCCGGGCTTGCCGAGGCGGCGCGTGCCGTGA
- a CDS encoding hemerythrin domain-containing protein, with amino-acid sequence MASPLINGRTAALSLQLSQAHNELRRRLARVRSGLGRRQTGDDSLITHCLAFCTSLTIHHQGEEEGLFAALVHERPDLAPTVAKLVADHGFISAILARVRELTEQSAGEGGADQEAIGRELDGLAAIMESHFGYEERALAAALDAGVSDEDGWTQPVLRFRMP; translated from the coding sequence GTGGCCTCCCCCCTCATCAACGGCCGTACGGCCGCCCTCAGTCTCCAACTCTCCCAGGCGCACAACGAACTGCGCCGCCGCCTCGCACGCGTCCGCTCAGGCCTGGGCCGGCGTCAGACCGGCGACGACTCCCTGATCACCCACTGCCTCGCCTTCTGCACTTCCCTGACGATCCATCACCAAGGCGAGGAAGAAGGCCTGTTCGCCGCCCTGGTGCACGAACGCCCCGACCTCGCACCCACCGTCGCCAAACTCGTCGCGGACCACGGGTTCATCTCCGCCATCCTCGCCCGGGTCCGCGAACTGACCGAACAGTCCGCGGGCGAGGGCGGGGCGGACCAGGAGGCGATCGGACGCGAACTCGACGGACTGGCCGCCATCATGGAGTCCCACTTCGGCTACGAGGAACGCGCCCTCGCCGCCGCCCTGGACGCCGGGGTGTCCGACGAGGACGGCTGGACGCAGCCGGTGCTGCGCTTCCGGATGCCGTAA
- the fusA gene encoding elongation factor G: MSTTTSTGTAGIAAVRNLGILAHVDAGKTTVTERILYLTGTTHKRGEVHTGTTVTDFDPQERDRGITIFAAAVSCAWAGHRINLIDTPGHVDFADEVERSLRVLDGAVAVFDAVAGVEPQSESVWRQAERHGVPRIAFVNKLDRAGADLDAAVASIRERLHPHPLAVHLPIGAEDAFTGVVDLVHHRALTWDEAGALTEGPVPDHLAIEAADRRHVLAEAVAELDPQALEEYCTHGSLSPATLTAALRRLTRTGEAVVVLGGSAYRNRGIEPLLDAAVAYLPSPLDTPPVRSADQGAQRRADPQQPLTALVFKVTAAPTGRLTYLRLYAGTLHKGDTVLDAANGRTERIARILRVQADRHTETDHALAGDIVAVIGPKSARVGATLCDPDHPILLEAPVSAEPVVTVAIEARHSADTDKLTAALARLAEEDPSLRLATDPETGQRTLSGLGELHLEVAVEKVRRDAGVQAVVGRPQVALREALVEGVTGFVHRHAKQDGGAGQFAHLVLDLAPAADGFAFTSTVTGGRVPREYVQAVEAGCRDALTDGPLGGHPVTGLAVTLTDGITHPKDSSELAFRTAARLGLREALRACRLQLLEPLAQVTVTVPEDALGTVLGDLAARRAQVQATTTTGREGTAQVSALVPLAELFGYAGRLRSRTQGRGTFTTRPAGYAPAPTPAG; encoded by the coding sequence ATGAGCACCACCACCAGCACCGGCACCGCCGGCATCGCCGCCGTCCGCAACCTCGGCATCCTCGCCCACGTCGACGCCGGCAAGACCACCGTCACCGAACGGATCCTCTACCTCACCGGCACCACCCACAAGCGCGGCGAAGTCCACACCGGCACCACCGTCACCGACTTCGACCCCCAGGAACGCGACCGCGGCATCACCATCTTCGCCGCCGCCGTCAGCTGCGCCTGGGCCGGCCACCGGATCAACCTCATCGACACTCCCGGCCACGTCGACTTCGCCGACGAGGTCGAACGCTCCCTGCGCGTCCTGGACGGCGCCGTCGCCGTGTTCGACGCCGTCGCCGGTGTCGAGCCGCAGAGCGAATCGGTGTGGCGCCAGGCCGAACGCCACGGCGTGCCCCGCATCGCCTTCGTCAACAAACTCGACCGTGCCGGAGCCGACCTGGACGCCGCCGTCGCCTCCATCCGCGAGCGCCTGCACCCCCACCCGCTCGCCGTCCACCTGCCCATCGGAGCCGAGGACGCCTTCACCGGCGTCGTCGACCTCGTCCACCACCGCGCCCTCACCTGGGACGAGGCCGGCGCCCTCACCGAAGGCCCGGTCCCCGACCACCTCGCCATCGAAGCCGCCGACCGCCGCCACGTCCTGGCCGAAGCGGTGGCCGAACTCGACCCCCAAGCCCTGGAGGAGTACTGCACCCACGGCTCCCTCAGCCCCGCCACCCTCACCGCCGCGCTGCGCCGCCTCACCCGTACCGGCGAGGCCGTGGTGGTCCTGGGCGGCTCCGCCTACCGCAACCGCGGCATCGAACCGCTGCTGGACGCCGCCGTCGCCTACCTGCCATCACCCCTGGACACCCCGCCCGTACGGTCCGCCGACCAGGGCGCACAGCGCAGGGCCGACCCGCAGCAGCCCCTCACCGCCCTGGTGTTCAAGGTCACCGCGGCCCCCACCGGCCGCCTCACCTACCTGCGCCTGTACGCCGGAACCCTGCACAAGGGCGACACCGTGCTCGACGCCGCCAACGGCCGCACCGAGCGCATCGCCCGCATCCTGCGCGTCCAAGCCGACCGCCACACCGAAACCGACCACGCCCTGGCCGGCGACATCGTCGCCGTCATCGGCCCCAAGTCCGCCCGCGTCGGCGCCACCCTGTGCGACCCCGACCACCCCATCCTGCTGGAGGCACCCGTGAGCGCCGAACCCGTCGTCACCGTCGCCATCGAAGCCCGCCACAGTGCCGACACCGACAAGCTCACCGCCGCCCTCGCCCGCCTCGCCGAGGAAGACCCCTCACTGCGCCTGGCCACCGACCCCGAGACCGGCCAGCGCACCCTGTCCGGACTGGGGGAGCTGCACCTGGAGGTCGCGGTGGAGAAGGTACGCCGCGACGCCGGCGTCCAAGCGGTCGTCGGCCGACCCCAGGTCGCCCTGCGCGAGGCCCTCGTCGAGGGCGTCACGGGCTTCGTCCACCGGCACGCCAAACAGGACGGCGGCGCGGGCCAGTTCGCCCACCTCGTCCTCGACCTGGCACCCGCCGCCGACGGCTTCGCGTTCACCTCCACCGTCACCGGCGGGCGGGTACCGCGCGAATACGTGCAGGCCGTGGAAGCCGGCTGCCGCGACGCCCTCACCGACGGACCGCTCGGCGGCCACCCCGTCACCGGCCTCGCCGTCACCCTCACGGACGGCATCACCCACCCCAAGGACTCCTCCGAACTCGCCTTCCGCACTGCCGCCCGCCTGGGCCTGCGCGAAGCGCTGCGCGCCTGCCGACTGCAGCTGCTGGAACCGCTCGCACAGGTGACCGTCACCGTGCCCGAGGACGCGCTCGGCACCGTCCTCGGCGATCTGGCCGCCCGCCGCGCCCAGGTCCAGGCCACCACGACGACCGGCCGCGAGGGAACGGCCCAGGTCAGCGCACTGGTACCGCTGGCCGAACTGTTCGGCTACGCGGGCCGCCTGCGCAGCCGCACCCAGGGCCGCGGCACCTTCACCACCCGTCCGGCCGGCTACGCCCCCGCCCCGACGCCGGCCGGCTGA